In Oncorhynchus nerka isolate Pitt River linkage group LG26, Oner_Uvic_2.0, whole genome shotgun sequence, one DNA window encodes the following:
- the LOC115116732 gene encoding lipid droplet assembly factor 1-A-like isoform X1 — MQCNNVTTIPKGLLQLRDSLSSMMDSLYKDPKVAALMNTSMGQYLNGHPFLALAVLVFGSMATVPIGIFLTFATVTFIGATVGFVLLEVFLLSLGGVSLLCVLSALAILSILVSLVLGACYITSYNVLNFYYSQRVSRYRVTRLEPATNITVMEQDGDEEAYGKPDV; from the exons ATGCAGTGCAACAATGTGACAACTATCCCCAAAGGGCTACTGCAGCTTCGAGACAGTttgagtagcatgatggacagccTGTACAAAGACCCCAAG GTGGCAGCGCTGATGAACACATCAATGGGGCAGTACCTCAATGGCCACCCATTCTTAGCCCTGGCTGTGTTGGTATTTGGCTCCATGGCCACTGTACCCATTGGGATTTTCCTGACCTTTGCCACTGTTACATTCATTGGTGCCACTGTGGGTTTCGTTTTATTGGAGG tgTTTCTGCTATCCCTAGGAGGGGTCAGTCTGCTGTGTGTGCTCTCTGCTCTGGCCATCCTCTCCATCCTGGTCTCCTTGGTCCTCGGTGCCTGTTACATTACCTCTTACAATGTGCTCAACTTCTACTACAGCCAGCG TGTCAGTAGGTACCGAGTCACTAGGTTGGAGCCTGCGACAAATATAACAGTCATGGAACAAGATGG AGATGAAGAAGCCTATGGGAAGCCGGATGTTTAA
- the LOC115116732 gene encoding lipid droplet assembly factor 1-like isoform X2, translating into MQCNNVTTIPKGLLQLRDSLSSMMDSLYKDPKVAALMNTSMGQYLNGHPFLALAVLVFGSMATVPIGIFLTFATVTFIGATVGFVLLEVFLLSLGGVSLLCVLSALAILSILVSLVLGACYITSYNVLNFYYSQRYQNTQPGCQ; encoded by the exons ATGCAGTGCAACAATGTGACAACTATCCCCAAAGGGCTACTGCAGCTTCGAGACAGTttgagtagcatgatggacagccTGTACAAAGACCCCAAG GTGGCAGCGCTGATGAACACATCAATGGGGCAGTACCTCAATGGCCACCCATTCTTAGCCCTGGCTGTGTTGGTATTTGGCTCCATGGCCACTGTACCCATTGGGATTTTCCTGACCTTTGCCACTGTTACATTCATTGGTGCCACTGTGGGTTTCGTTTTATTGGAGG tgTTTCTGCTATCCCTAGGAGGGGTCAGTCTGCTGTGTGTGCTCTCTGCTCTGGCCATCCTCTCCATCCTGGTCTCCTTGGTCCTCGGTGCCTGTTACATTACCTCTTACAATGTGCTCAACTTCTACTACAGCCAGCGGTATCAAAACACACAGcctgga TGTCAGTAG